The Phaeacidiphilus oryzae TH49 region GTTCCACGTCGGCGTGGTCGTCCAGCTGGTCGCCGAGGGTGGCCGCGCGCAGGCTCACCCGCACCGAGTCCTGGAACCGTCCCTGGTAGACGGCGACCGCGAGGCCGAGGAGCAGCGCCAGCCCCACGAGGTAGGCCAGCCCGTACAGCCGGAAACGGATCCGCTGGTTGCGCCGGCCGCGCAGCACCCGCGGGTCGGCCGGCGGGCGCCCGCGCTGGGCCGGGATACGGGCGGTCCTGTCCGCGGCTCCGGTACTCATCCTCGCCTCCCCCGCCCGCTACCCGGCGATCCGGACGGTGGTGCTGGAGCCCCAGATCGCCAGCGAGAGGAAGAAGTCCAGCACGGTGATCGCGACGATCGAGGTGCGGACCGCCCGGCCGACGGCGATGCCCACCCCGGCCGGGCCGCCCTTGGCGTGGAACCCGTAGTAGCAGTGCACCAGGATCACCACGACGGCGAAGACGATCGCCTTCCCGAACGACCACAGGACGTCGTGCGCGGGCAGGTACTGGTGGAAGTAGTGGTCGTAGGTGCCGGTGGACTGCCCGTACCAGGTGGTGGTGACGAACCTGGCCGCCAGGTACGAGGTGAGCAGCCCGATCACATACAGCGGGATCACCGCGAGGAAGCCGGCGATCATGCGCGCGGTGACCAGGAACGGCAGCGAGGGGACCGCCATCACCTCCAGGGCGTCGATCTCCTCGCTGATCCGCATGGCGCCGAGCTGCGCGGTGAAGCCGGCGCCGATGGTGGCGGCCAGCGCGATCCCGGAGACCAGGGGGGCGATCTCCCGGGTGTTGAAGTACGAGGACAGAAAGGCGTTGAAGTTCGTGGTGCCCAGCTGGTTGAGCGCGCTGTAGCCCTGCAGTCCGACCTCGGTGCCGGTGAAGAAGGAGAGGAAGGCGATCACGCCGACCGTGCCGCCGATCACCGCCAGCGCGCCCCGGCCGAAGCTGACCTCGGCCAGCAGGCTGAGCACCTCCCGGCGGTAGCGCCGCAGGGTGCGGCCGGTCCAGCCCAGCGAGCGGGCGTAGAAGGACAGTTGGCCGCCGAGCTGCTCCAGCCCGGCGAGCGGCCGCCGCACGGACGCGGCCACCGCCCGGCCCGCGGCGCCGCCGAGCCGCGCCGGCCCCGTCGGCTCCCCCCGCTCCCCCCGTTCCGTCATCCCCGGCTCACCCCCGCTGCGGAATCAGCTGGAGGAAGACCGCGGTGAGCACGAAGTTGACGAGGAAGAGCAGCATCACGGAGATGACCACGGTCTGGTTGACCGCCTCGCCGACGCTCTTCGGGCCGCCTTCCACCGCGAGGCCCTTGTAGCAGGCGACCACGGCCGAGATGGCGCCGAAGACCAGCGCCTTGAACTCGGCCGCCCACAGGTCGGCCGGCTGGGCCAGCGCGGTCATCGAGGCCAGGAAGCCGCCGGGTGTGCCGCCCTTCATCACCACGCTGAAGACATAGCCGCCGCCCATCCCGACCACCGAGACCAGGCCGTTGAGCAGCACCGCCACCACCATCGAGGCCAGCACCCGGGGCACCACCAGCCGCTGCACCGGGTCGATGCCGAGCACCCGCATGGCGTCGATCTCGTCCCGGATCCGCCGGGCCCCCAGGTCCGCGCAGATGGCGGTGCCGCCCGCGCCGGCGATGACCAGCGCGGTCACCATCGGGGCCGCCTCCTTGAGCACGGCCAGCACGGAGGCCGCCCCGGCGAACGACTCCGCGCCCAGTTGGTCGGCCAGGTCGCCGATCTGGAGGGAGATCACCGCTCCGAACGGGATGGCCACCAGTGCGGTCGGCAGAATCGAGGCGGAGGCGACGAACCACGCCTGCTCGACGAACTCGCGCACCTGCCAGGGCCTACGGGGCAGTGCCCGGACGACGTCCAGCGCCAGCGCGAACAAGTTGCCGGTGTGCCGGAGTCCGGCGACCGGACTGGCCGTCACCTGCTCGCCTCCGGCCCCACTGCCGCACTGCCGTTCCGCCGCCCCCGGGCCTCTTCGTCCTGGAGCCGGGCGATCAGCTGCCAGCGCTCGGGCCGCTCCACCCCCGGCCCCGGCAGCATCCTCGGCGCCCAACTGCGCCCGGCCACCGGCGTGTTCGGCCCGATGCCGGCCACCACCCCGGCCTCCGCCTCGGCCTCGGCCGCCGCCAGTGAGGCGAGCTCGGACTCCACGGTGGCGGCGTCCTTCTCCTCCGCCATCCCGATCGGTCCCTGCATCCTGCCGCCCAGGAACTGCCTGACGACCGGCTCGTCACTGTCGAACACCTCGTCCCGGCTGCCGAACACGACCAGGCGGCGGTTGAAGAGCAGCCCGATGTTGTCCGGCAGCGCACGGGCGCTGGCGATGTCGTGGGTGACCACCAGGAAGGTGGCCCCGGTCTGCGCGTTGAGGTCGACGATCAGCTGGTTGAGGAAGGTCACCCGGACCGGGTCGAGACCGGAGTCCGGTTCGTCGAAGAGGACGATCTCCGGGTCCAGCATCAGCGCCCGGGCCAGCCCGGCCCGCTTCCGCATCCCGCCGGAGATCTGCCCGGGCAGCTTGCGCTCGGCGCCGACCAGCCCGACCATCTCCATCTTCTCCATGACGGCCCGTCTGATCTGCGACTCGGACCGCCTGGTGTGCTCGCGCAGCGGGAAGGCGATGTTGTCGTAGAGGTTCATGGAGCCGAAGAGCGCGCCGTCCTGGAACAGCACCCCGAACCGCTTCCGCACCTCGTACAGCTGGTGCTCGCGGAGCCGGGTGATGTCCGTCCCGGCGACCTGGACGGAACCGGCGTCGGGCCGGAGCAGTCCCACCAGCGTCTTGAGGAAGACGGACTTCCCGGTCCCCGAGGGGCCCAGCAGGACGGAGATCTCCCCGGCGGGGAGGGTGAAGGTGACGTCCTGCCAGACCACGTCCTCCCCGAAGGACTTGGTCAGACCCTGCACACAGATTTCGGCACCCAAGGGGAGCGCCTCCAGGTCGGCGGGCTGAAGCGTGCGCGCAACATACCGGCCCATGAGTGAGAGGGACCACAGGCCTCGGCAACAAATACCCGATCGGGTTTCACCCCGCCACAGTCGCCCACGAGTTCCTGCCGCCTACCCGGAATCAGCCCCCCGCCTCCGCAGTCCCCCCTCCACCCCTGCACCCGGCCCACGATTCCGGCCGGCCCCGGGCGCCGCCCGGTAAGTCGCGCGGCGACTCGCTCGGCCCCCTAGGCGCGCCCCTTCTCGTAGACGGACAGCCCCCGCGCCAAGCCCAGAGGCACCAGCACCAGCTCCACCCCCACCGCCTTCCACGCGTACCAGATGTTCACCGCCTTCACGGCGTACAGGCACGGCAGATTCCGCAGCACCCGCCCTATCGGCACCCTCCTCCGCCGGGCCGCGTACACCAGCACCGGGAGGGTGAACCCCAGCTCCGTCCCGGCCCACCACTCCAGCGCCGCCCGCCCCGCCCGCGCGGACAGCACCATCGGCGCGACGACCGGTGTCGCCCACCACACCGGCGCGGTCACCACCTCCAGCAGCGCCAGCACCACCCAGAGCCCCAGCATCGGCCGCCGCCGCACCAGCGCGCCGCCCTGCAGCCGGACGTTCTGGCAGAACCCCGCCATCCACCGCCACACCTGCCGCCGCAGATACGCCAGGGTCTCCGGATCCGCCGCCCAGGCGACCGCGTCCGGCACGTATGCGGCCCGCCGCCCGGCCAGCTGCCGCGCCCAGGTGTGGTCCATGTCCTCCACCACGGTCCGCTCCGGGAAACCCCCGGCGCCGACCAGATCGTCCCGCCGGAAGACCGAGCAGCACCCGGAGCAGACCATCGGGCTCCCCGCCGCCGCCTGGATCGGCCGGTTCCAGTGGAAGCCGAAGAGGTACTCCACCGACCGGCCGCGCTCCCAGACCGTCCGGTCGTAACGGGTCTGCACGGCCCCGGCCGCGATCACCACCGCCTCGTCCCCGAAGGCCGCGGCGACCAGCTCCAGGTAGTCCGGCGCCAGCACGGTGTCCGCGTCCACCGCCAGCACCAGCTCGCCCTCGCACCAGGGCAGCGCGTGGTTCTGCGCCCGCGCCTTGCTGCCCAGGTTCCGCTCCGGCCGCAGCACCGTCGCCCCCCACTCCCGGGCGATCTCCCCGGTGCGGTCGGAGGAGCCGTCGTCCACCACGATCACCTGCCGCGGCCTCAGGGTCTGCGCCGAGAGCGAGGCGAGGGTGGCCGGCAGCCCCGCCTCCTCGTTGTACGCGGGCACGATCACCGAGACCTTCCAGTCCCTCCGCTCAGCACTCATCGCCGAGGCCCCCCGTCCCCCGTCGGCCCCGGAGCCTCCCCAGCCCGGCTCTTCCCATCACCCACACCGCCACCGCCCCGTACACCAGCGTGCTCAGCCCCAGAAAGGGCAGCCCCCCACCCTGCATCGCGACCCCTCCGCCACTCGCGCCGACACGGAGGACGCTAGCCCGGCCGGCCCCCCTCGGCCGTCCGGAAACTGACGGTTTGTGGAAAACCCGGCCCGGTCGGCACCGCCGTCCCCCGAAGGGACCGCTTCGCCTCGCCGCAGGCCCTGATCCGGCTGAGCATGTGGAAGGAGTCGATGGATTCATGTGATCCACCGACGATCTGACTGCCCTTCAGAAAAATGACCCGTCCCGGTCCGCCCCGCCGCGGGCCGCCGCTTGGAGCCGTCACATGCCCCGCAGGTTCAGCTTCCTCGGCCGCGATCTCGCCGTCGACTTCGGCACCAGCCGCCTCCGCATCCTCGCCCCCGGCGAGGGCGTGGTCTTCGATGTCCCCTCAGCCGTCGCCTACGACACCCGCAGCGGACGCATCCTCGCCTACGGCGACGACGCCCTCCGGATGCGCGGCCGCACCCCACCGAGCGTGGAGACCGTCCATCCGATCAAGGAGGGCACGGTCGCCGAGTTCGAGATCGCCCGCTGGCTGCTCGGCCACGGACTGGCCGCCGTCTGCGGCCCCAGCCGCCTCAACCGCCCGCGCGCGGTGCTGAGCATCCCCCAGGGCGGCACCGACGTCACCCGCCGCGCCCTGGCGGACACCTGCCTCCAGGCCGGGGCCCGGGACGTCCAGCTGGTCGACTCCTCGCTGGCCGCGGCCTACGGCGCCGGCCTGCCCATCCACGAGGCCAGCGGCGCCATGCTGGTGGACATCGGCGCGGGCAGCACCGAGATGGCCGTCCTCGCCCTCAACGAGGTGATCGGCTGCCGCCGCAGCACCGTCGCCGGGGACGCCTTCGACGCCGCGATCATGGACCACTTCCGCCACGAGCACTGCCTCGGTCTCAGCCGCTCCGCCGCCGAGGACCTCAAGATCAGGATCGGCGCCGCCGCGGACAGCCCGACCATCCCGCCGGAGAAGTTCCCCGTGCACGGCCGCCAGCTGCGCACCGGCCTCCCCGCCACGGTGCGGGTGACCTCGGACGAGATCGCCCGCGCCGTCCGGCGCCCGCTGCTCTCCCTGATCGACTCGGTCGGCCAGGTGCTCGACGGCTGCCCGCCGGAGCTCTCCCAGGACCTCGCCGACCGCGGGATCGTCCTCACCGGCGCCGGCGCCCTGCTGCACGGCCTCCGCGAGCAGCTCGAGGAGGCCACCGGCCTGCCCGTCCTGCTCGCCGAGGACCCCGGCACGGCGACCGTGCGCGGCAGCGGGATGTACGCCGCGGCCTACCAGACCACCCGCAAGGAGCGCGCGCGGGCGTCCGAGGTCCGGGTCCCGGAGAACGTCGCCAGCTGAGGCTGCGGCTGAGCCTGAGCACGCGGGCCGAGCCCGCAGGCCGAAGCCCAATCCCGGGGGCCGAGGCCCACCCCGGGGGCCGAGGCCCAGCCCCGGAACCGGCCCCCGAAGCCCACGGCCGCGGCGCCCGGAGTCACTCCGGCGCCGCGGCCGTGGGCTGTTCGGCGGCCTCGTCCGGCTCCGCCGCCGGCGGCTCCGGTCGCCTCCGCCGGCGCCTGAGCCGGCGCCACCGGGTCGCATGCACCGGCAGCAGCGTCAGCGTCCAGCCCCCCGCGAGCACCAGTGCGCCCCCGCGCCCGCTGAGCGCCCCGCTCAGCAGCGCCCACCACAGCAGCCCGGTGGCCGCCACCGCGAGCGCCCACCGGAACGACGAACGCCCCCGGCGGATCGGATGATCCGCCGGGGGCAGCGCTCGTCGGGTGTCTCGCGTGCGGTGCGGGCCCATGGACCCAGGCTGCGGTCCACCGGCCGGACCGGCAATCCCGGGTAGGCCATAGGCCGTCCGCGGTTCAGGCGGCGACCACGTCCACCGCGTTGGTCTTGGAGTTCTTGGAGAGGGCGCTGACCCGGTCGCCCGGCACGGACACCGGGACGGGCTCCAGCACCGGCCGGCCGCCCTCGCGGACGGGCTCCGGAACGGTCTCGGCGGCGGCCAGCTCGGCGAGCGCCAGCTCGTCGCTGACCGCCCGCATCACCTCGGACATCCGCACGTCCAGCGCGTCGCAGATCGCGGCCAGCAGTTCGGACGAGGCCTCCTTCTGGCCTCGCTCCACCTCGGAGAGGTAACCGAGCGATACGCGTGCGTTGGCCGAGACCTCGCGCAGCGTGCGGCCCTGACGCTGGCGCTGCCGACGCAGCACGTCACCCAGCAGGCGACGGAGCAGGATCATCGGTGGCTCCCTCCTCGGACCGCGGCTCGTCGTGACCTCACAGGCCCACCGTACCGCCTCGCCCGCATCACGTGGCGGGACCATGGTCGTGTTCGCCGGGGGCTGCGTTCATGGTCCCTCCCCTGTCGTTCGCGCTATGGGGCGGCTGCCCGCCCGTTACCGGTCTACTGACATCTTCCCGGATCCGCCCGGAGCACTAACCCCGGTCGGCCGGATCGCACACACGCCCGCAGCGAACAAAGCCATCCAGCAAGGACAGGGCGTCCGCCACAGCCATGCGTCGGATTGTGGCACGGTCCCCTGACAACCGGGGCGAAGAGACCATTGTTCCCTCCGGACCGGCGACGGCGGTGTAAACAGTCCCCACCGGGCGTCCGTCCTGCGGCTCCGGCCCCGCCACGCCCGTGGTGGCCAGCCCGTAGTCCGCGCCCATCAGCCGCCGTACGCCGGCGGCCATCTGGCGGGCCACCTCGGGGTGGACGGCGCCCTCCGCGGCCAGCAGCGCCCGGTCCACGCCCAGCACGCTGCCCTTGAGCTCGGTGGCGTACGCGGTCACCGAGCCCCGGAAGACCCGGGAGGCGCCCGGCACCTGGACGAACTCGGCGGCCAGCAGCCCGCCGGTGAGCGACTCCGCGACGGCGAGCGTCGTCCCCGCGCCGGCCAGCCGCTCCAGCACGGCGGCGGCCGGTTCGGCCCCGCTCACCCCCGCGCCGCTCACGCCCCCGCCCCGCTCACGCCGCCGCCCCGTTCGAGCGGCCGCCCTGGTCGGAGCCGCCGGCGTGGGCGGCCCCGGCGGTGGCGTCCGCCCGCTCTCCGCGCTCCCCGCGCGCTGCCGAGCGCCGCAGGACGACCGCCTGCCGCACGTAGTCCAGACCGCTGCCCACCGTGAGGATCACGGCCACCGCCATCAGCCAGGCCCGCAGGCTGGCCAGCGGCCCGGTCAGCACCAGGATGTACATCCCGACCGCGACGCCCTGGGTCAGGGTCTTGGCCTTGCCGCCCCGGCTGGCCGGGATGACGCCGATCCGGATCACCCAGAAGCGCATCAGCGTGATGCCCAGCTCACGGACCAGGATCACCACCGTCACCCACCACGGCAGGTCGCCGAGGGCGGAGAGGCCGAGCAGCGCCGCCCCCATGATCGCCTTGTCCGCGATCGGGTCGACGATCTTGCCGAAGTCGGTGACCAGGCCCATCCGCCGGGCGAGCTCGCCGTCGAAGAGGTCGGTGATCATGGCCACCGCGAAGGCCGCCCAGGCCACCGAGCGCCACTTCGGGTCGTGCCCGCCGCCGGCCAGCAGCAGGAGCACGAAGACCGGGACGAGCACCACCCGGACCATGGTCAGCAGGTTGGCCACGTTCAGCAGCGGAACGGCAGGTTCCACCGGGCGCTCGGCCGTACGCTCGGCCGACCGTCCCGCCGTGGACTCGCCGCTCATGCCCCGCCTCCCGGGCGCCCGCCCGCGGCGGCGCCCAGCACTCGGGTGTCCAGCACTTGGGTGTCCAGCACTTCGGCGACCAGGTCGACGCCCTCGCTGTCCACGACCTTCGCCCGCACCAGATCGCCCCGCCGCAGGCCCTCGCCGCCGACCAGCACGGTGATCCCGTCGGTCTCCGGTGCCTGGTGGGCGGCCCGGCCCTCGACCGCACCGGCCTCGTCCGAGCCGGAATCGAAGTCGGTATCGGCGTCGAAGTCGGAGTCGGCGCCCTCGCCGCCGACCGATTCGACCAGCACCACGACCTCGCTGCCGATCCGCTCCTCGGCGCGCTGCGCGGTCAGCTCCTCGGCCAGCGCGGAGATCCGGGCCAGCCGCTCGGCGACCACGTCCTCCGGCAGCTTGCCCTGGTACCCGGCCGCCTCGGTGCCCTCCTCGTCGGAGTAGCCGAAGACGCCGATGGCGTCCAGCCGGGCGCCGGTGAGAAACCGTTCCAGCTCGGCGAGGTCGTCCTCGGTCTCGCCGGGGAAGCCGACGATGAAGTTGGAGCGGGCGCCGGCCTCGGGCGCCTTGGCCCGGATGCCGTCCAGCAGCTCCAGGAAGCGGTCGGTGTCGCCGAACCGCCGCATCCGGCGGAGCACGGCCGGCGCGGAGTGCTGGAAGGACAGGTCGAAGTACGGGACCACGCCGGGGGTGCCGGTGAGGACGTCGATCAGCCCGGGCCGCATCTCGGCCGGCTGGAGGTAGCTGACCCGCACCCGCTCGATGCCGTCCACCGCGGCCAGCTCCGGCAGGAGCGACTCCAGCAGCCGGATGTCGCCGAGGTCCTTGCCGTACGAGGTGTTGTTCTCGCTGACCAGCATGACCTCCTTGACGCCCTGCTCGGCCAGCCAGCGGGTCTCGTTGAGGACGTCCGAGGGCCGCCGGGAGAGGAAGGAGCCGCGGAAGCTGGGGATGGCGCAGAACGAGCAGCGCCGGTCGCAGCCGGAGGCCAGCTTGACCGAGGCGACCGGGCTGTCGTCCAGCCGGCGGCGGAGGGTGCGCGGACCGGAGGCGGGGGCCAGGCCCTCCGGCAGGTCCGCGATCCCGTCGGCGACGGAGACGGCGGCGGTCCCGCCCCCGGCGGTCCCGCCCCCGGCGGTCGCGCCCGCGGCCGGTGCGCCGCCGGCCGGTGCGCCGCCGTGGCCGGGCACGGCCACCTCACCGGTGGCGCTGGCCGCCTGGCGCTCGACCGGGCTCAGCGGCAGCAGCGTCCGGCGGTCGCGCGGCACGTGCGAGGTGTGGTGGCCGCCGGAGAGGATGGTCTGCAGCCGGTCGGCGATGTCCGCGTAGTCGTCGAAGCCGAGCACCGCGTCGGCCTCGGGCAGCGAGTCGGCGAGCTCCTTGCCGTACCGCTCGGCCATGCAGCCGACGGCGACCACGGCCTGGGTGCGGCCGCCCTGGCGGCCCTTCAGATCGGACGCCTCCAGCAGGGCGTCGACCGAGTCCTTCTTGGCGGCGTCGACGAAGCCGCAGGTGTTGACGACGGCTACGTCTGCGTCCTCGGCGTCCTGGACCAGCTCCCAGCCGTCGGCCTCCAGACGCCCGGCGAGCTCCTCGGAATCGACCTCGTTGCGGGCGCATCCGAGCGTGACAAGGGCGACTGTGCGGCGATCGGGCATGGGCGCAAGGTTACAGAGGTTCGCGCGCCGATGCCGCGCCCCCCGTCGCCGAAGGGCGCGATGTCGCCCCCGAGCGGGCCCGGAGGGCGGCCCGGGAGCGGTCGCGGATCAGCCGGCCTGGGGGTTGCCCGGGGTGTACGCGAGGCGCACGACCTGGCCGTTGCTGCCGGGGCTGCCGAGGTCCTTGCCGTTGACGAAGAGGTGGACGGCCGCCGCGTTGCCCAGCACCAGGTTGATCCGCTTGTCGTCGGTGAAGGTCTTGGACTGGCCGCTGCCCAGGTCGCCCTGGAAGAGCTGGTTGCCGGAGCTGCCGGTGATCGACATCCAGGTGGTCCCGGAGTCGGCGACCAGCTTCACCGTCACCTTGTCCGTCGGGACCGCGGCGATGGCGCTGCCGCTCGGCGTGGGCACCCCGCCGTTGGCGGTGGGGGTCGGGGTGAGGGTGCGGCCGGTGGTGGGGTGGGTGCCGGCGGTCGGCGAGGCGTTGGTGGGGTTCACCTCGGCGGTGGTCTGGTGCTTGCCGCTGACCAGGTTGAAGCCGATCACGGCGACCACCACGGCGATCGCGGCGACCATCGCGATGGTCCAGTTCGGCCTGCGCCGGTCGGTCTGGACCCGCTCGGACTCGAAGCTGATCGGCACCGGACGGGTCGCCGCCGGGGCGCCGTGCTCCGCGTCGTACCTGGCCACCAGGGCCTCGCCGTCCACGCCGACCGCCCGGGCGATGGCCCGGATGTGGCCGCGGGCGTAGAAGTCGCCGCCGCAGCGGGTGAAGTCGTCCGCCTCGATCCCCCGGACGATCGGGACCCGGACCCTGGTCTGGGAGCTGACCTGCTCCACCGTCAGATTCGCCGCCCGGCGCGCGGAGGAGAGCGTCGCGCCGATCCCCTGCTGCTGCCCTGCGGCGGCTCCCGCCGCGGCACCGGCACCCGTGGCGGCGCCGGCCGCAGGGGCGCCCACAGGGGCGCCCGCAGAGCCCTGCACGCCCCCAGCGGCGGCCTGCGCCGGGGTGTCGGTCGGCTCGGGGGTCCGGGGCGGGCCGACGCTCGCCGCGCCCGGATCGCCGGTCGCGGCGGTGGTGCCGGACTCGTCGGAGGTGCCTGCGGGCGTACCGGCCTGACCGGGCCGGTCGGGCTCGTCGCGAGGGGACTTGCCGAGGGTCACGAGCACGCCTTTCGAGCGTTGGCCACCTGCTGGGTTACCAGTCTAGAGGCGGGTGGAAAGCCTTGTTCAACCCAGCGGCATCACGATTGAGCCGCGTGGAGGAGCCGTACCCGGAAGGCGCGCTGACACCCCGTCGGCCGGCGCCTCGGCCGGCACCCCCTTCAGGTGGACGCACCGGCCCCCGAACCGGTTCCCCGGCCGCCGAGGAGCTGACCCGGCGTCAGCCACCGCCCTTGATACGGGTGATGACCTCGTCCAATTCATCCGGTTTGACCAGCACGTCGCGGGCCTTGGAACCCTCGCTGGGGCCGACCACCCCCCGGGTCTCCATCAGGTCCATCAGCCGGCCGGCCTTGGCGAAACCCACCCGCAGCTTGCGCTGGAGCATCGAGGTCGAGCCGAACTGGCTGCTCACCACCAGTTCGCAGGCCTGGAGCAGCAGGTCGAGGTCGTCGCCGATCTCCTCGTCGATCTCCTTCTTGGGCCCGCCGCCGACGGTGACGTCGTTGCGGAACTCGGGCTCCATCTGCCCCTTGCAGTGGTCGACGATCCTCTCGATCTCGGCCTCGGTGACATAGGCGCCCTGCATCCGGATCGGCTTGCCGGCGCCCATCGGCAGGAAGAGCGCGTCGCCCTTGCCGATCAGCTTCTCCGCGCCCTGCTGGTCCAGGATGACCCGGCTGTCGGCCAGCGAGGAGGTGGCGAAGGCCAGCCGGGACGGCACGTTCGCCTTGATCAGGCCGGTGACCACGTCCACCGAGGGGCGCTGGGTGGCCAGCACCAGGTGGATGCCGGCCGCGCGGGCCAACTGGGTGATCCGGACGATGGCGTCCTCGACGTCCCTCGGCGCGACCATCATCAGGTCGGCCAGCTCGTCCACGATGACCAGCAGATACGGGTACGGGCGCAGCTCGCGCTCGCTGCCCTCCGGGAGCCGGATCTTCCCGGCCCGTACCGCCTTGTTGAAGTCGTCGACGTGCCGGAAGCCGAAGGCGGCCAGGTCGTCGTAGCGGAGGTCCATCTCGCGGACCACCCACTGCAACGCCTCGGCGGCCTTCTTGGGGTTGGTGATGATCGGGGTGATCAGATGCGGGATGCCCTCGTAGGAGGTGAGCTCGACCCGCTTGGGGTCGACCAGCACCATCCGCACCTCGTCCGGGGTGGCCCGCATCAGGATCGAGGTGATCAGGCAGTTGATGCAGGAGGACTTGCCCGCTCCGGTGGCGCCGGCGACCAGGATGTGCGGCATCTTGGCGAGGTTGGCCACCACCGTGTGGCCCTCCACGTCCTTGCCCATCCCGACCAGCATCGGGTGGTGGTCCTCGACGGCCGCGCGGGCGCGCAGGTTGTCGCCGAGGTTGACCATCTCCCGGTCGCTGTTCGGGATCTCGATGCCGACGGCGGACTTGCCCGGGATCGGCGAGATGATCCGGACGTCCGCGCTGGCCACCGCGTAGGCGATGTTCTTGGCCAGGGCGGTGATCCGCTCCACCTTCACGGCCGGGCCGAGCTCGATCTCGTAGCGGGTGACCGTCGGGCCCCGGGTGAAGCCGGTGACCGCGGCGGCCACCTTGAACTCGGAGAACACGCCGGTGAGCGCGGCCACCACGTCGTCGTTGGCCTTGCTGGCTGCCTTCGCCGCCGGGCCGGAGCGCAGCAGCTCGGGAGGCGGCAGTCGGTACTCGGTGCCGCCGGGCAGCCTCAGCTGCTCGGTCCGCAGGGGGCCGTCCGCGGTCTCGGCCGGGGCCGCGGTGTTGTCCCGCACGGTGCTGTCCGGCACGGTGTCGTCCGGCACCGTGTTGTCCCGCACGGTGTTGTCCCGAACGGTCGGCGCCGCGGCGGCGTCGTCCTCCAGCGGCGGCTTGTCGAAGGAGACCTTCCCGCGCCGCTCGCCGGGCGCCGGCCTCCCCGGCTCCGCTGCCGGCGACTCGGCGGGCGGACGGCCGCCCACCCCGCCCAGCATGTCCGCGAGGGCGGCGGACGGCTGCACCCCGTGCAGCAGGGCGCCGTCCAGCTCGGCGGCGGCCGCGGCGGCCACGTCGATCGGATTGGCCGGATCCCGCTGCTCGGCGGAGGCTCCCACCCGCCGCCGGGTGGACCGCCGCCGGGGCGCGGGCGGACCCGCGTTCTCGGCGCCGGGGCCGGGGCCGGCGGTGCCTGACGCGTCGTCACCGCGCTCCAGCCGCACCGGCGAATCGTCGAACCCC contains the following coding sequences:
- a CDS encoding helix-turn-helix domain-containing protein, which produces MLVTLGKSPRDEPDRPGQAGTPAGTSDESGTTAATGDPGAASVGPPRTPEPTDTPAQAAAGGVQGSAGAPVGAPAAGAATGAGAAAGAAAGQQQGIGATLSSARRAANLTVEQVSSQTRVRVPIVRGIEADDFTRCGGDFYARGHIRAIARAVGVDGEALVARYDAEHGAPAATRPVPISFESERVQTDRRRPNWTIAMVAAIAVVVAVIGFNLVSGKHQTTAEVNPTNASPTAGTHPTTGRTLTPTPTANGGVPTPSGSAIAAVPTDKVTVKLVADSGTTWMSITGSSGNQLFQGDLGSGQSKTFTDDKRINLVLGNAAAVHLFVNGKDLGSPGSNGQVVRLAYTPGNPQAG
- a CDS encoding DNA translocase FtsK, which translates into the protein MATRTSGSGPRAKKAPAKKAAAAKAQPGRQAPAKKAPPKKAPAKKAVAKKAPPAPPKPVAYRAVRGAWMGSARGVGAIVRGVGRSGKGLHPAHRKDGLALLLLGLALVVAAGTWTDPQGWLGAAATAVVSGAFGRLDILIPALLAGIAIRLMRHPERPEANGRIVIGLGALTVGILGLVHIGCGAPGLHSGATRLREAGGLIGLAASRPLMAAAGPALAVPLLLILGFFGLLVVTATPVNQIPERLRLLGMKLGVVHPDGRAQQGGPEFDEFEDGQEPQEEPGFDDSPVRLERGDDASGTAGPGPGAENAGPPAPRRRSTRRRVGASAEQRDPANPIDVAAAAAAELDGALLHGVQPSAALADMLGGVGGRPPAESPAAEPGRPAPGERRGKVSFDKPPLEDDAAAAPTVRDNTVRDNTVPDDTVPDSTVRDNTAAPAETADGPLRTEQLRLPGGTEYRLPPPELLRSGPAAKAASKANDDVVAALTGVFSEFKVAAAVTGFTRGPTVTRYEIELGPAVKVERITALAKNIAYAVASADVRIISPIPGKSAVGIEIPNSDREMVNLGDNLRARAAVEDHHPMLVGMGKDVEGHTVVANLAKMPHILVAGATGAGKSSCINCLITSILMRATPDEVRMVLVDPKRVELTSYEGIPHLITPIITNPKKAAEALQWVVREMDLRYDDLAAFGFRHVDDFNKAVRAGKIRLPEGSERELRPYPYLLVIVDELADLMMVAPRDVEDAIVRITQLARAAGIHLVLATQRPSVDVVTGLIKANVPSRLAFATSSLADSRVILDQQGAEKLIGKGDALFLPMGAGKPIRMQGAYVTEAEIERIVDHCKGQMEPEFRNDVTVGGGPKKEIDEEIGDDLDLLLQACELVVSSQFGSTSMLQRKLRVGFAKAGRLMDLMETRGVVGPSEGSKARDVLVKPDELDEVITRIKGGG
- the rimO gene encoding 30S ribosomal protein S12 methylthiotransferase RimO; translation: MPDRRTVALVTLGCARNEVDSEELAGRLEADGWELVQDAEDADVAVVNTCGFVDAAKKDSVDALLEASDLKGRQGGRTQAVVAVGCMAERYGKELADSLPEADAVLGFDDYADIADRLQTILSGGHHTSHVPRDRRTLLPLSPVERQAASATGEVAVPGHGGAPAGGAPAAGATAGGGTAGGGTAAVSVADGIADLPEGLAPASGPRTLRRRLDDSPVASVKLASGCDRRCSFCAIPSFRGSFLSRRPSDVLNETRWLAEQGVKEVMLVSENNTSYGKDLGDIRLLESLLPELAAVDGIERVRVSYLQPAEMRPGLIDVLTGTPGVVPYFDLSFQHSAPAVLRRMRRFGDTDRFLELLDGIRAKAPEAGARSNFIVGFPGETEDDLAELERFLTGARLDAIGVFGYSDEEGTEAAGYQGKLPEDVVAERLARISALAEELTAQRAEERIGSEVVVLVESVGGEGADSDFDADTDFDSGSDEAGAVEGRAAHQAPETDGITVLVGGEGLRRGDLVRAKVVDSEGVDLVAEVLDTQVLDTRVLGAAAGGRPGGGA